The genomic DNA GAGCCCGTCGCTTCGCCTGCTTGCTCATGACCTTTGTCCATTCGGCCTCGGGTTCGTGAGACTTGTCCTTGATCTGGGTTTGtccgtttgcgtttttgttgtcctttttcctttccgtgtcGGTCCCGTTTTTCTGGGGTGAGGTCttggtgttctttttcttatttttcttgctgcgtttAGTTTCCAGTCCGGTTTTTGCAGATGTTGTGGCGTCGTCTGTCGTCTGAGGGATGTCCGTTGTGGTTGGAGGGATGTCTggtgtttgttcttgttcgcTAGCCAAGTCGGTCGTTGTGCCTATGTCatgtggttgttgtcctgttgctattgcttttgccaattttgttAGGCTGTCCATTTTCCTCAAGAGTTCCGTATTAGCCTCACTGATTATCTCCGCCATGTGCAGAGTGAGTGCAAGCTCGTTCATCGAGATTCCCGGGGGCAGCGGAACCGCTGGAGGTGGAATGGGCGGCATGGCCTCCATGTTTGGGGGCTCGGCCACCACCTCCTTATCTCACTCGGCTCCCCGCTCCTCGGGTCCCCCGACAAGGTCTAGCTCGCTCTCCTCCACACATGTCAGAGGCTCGGCTGGGTCAGTCGATGTCgaagtgttttttgtcgtggtcattgttttgttatcgtCGATTACCTCGGCCAGTACTACGAGGACGGACCTGATGGCGGCCTCCCAGTCCCTCGGCAGCGCAGAGAAGCCCCTAGTTTTCTGGCCGTCGCGTATAGTACGCACGAAACCAGTCAACATAGCACTTGCCCGCTCCACCGGATTGACCCGTCGGCCGCCAGCAGGGTATCGCTCGAGGAAAGTCTCTATCGTTTGTCCAGTCGGTGTTTTGTCGGTTGCGTCTGTGTCCACCTCGATAACCGGCTGCAATGTCGACCGGCGTACCATGCTCACCCCAACTAGGGTTCTTCTCGCAGATGCAGAAGTTCCAGCTGTCGTGGGGGCAGTCCCGGTCGGCATTGAGCCTCGCGTCATCCGTCGGGTGTACAGGGTTTCCTGTCTGGTGGTTATCGGGAGTGGTGATACACCTCCATTCGTCGAGTGTCGTCGGGTGGCTATGCGGCGTGGTGCCGACAGCCGACCCGGGGATGCCGTTAGTCTTGTCTTGGAGGCGCTTCTGGTGATAGTCGGCATgatgggagaaaaagaaaaaggagagagagagagagagaacgaaaagaaagaaaaggaatttcctaccggacgagaaagagagagatcgcagactggaaagaaagaaggtcacaaaaagaaagagaaaattgctaaaaagagggaaaaaagcagaagaaaaggaagaaagaacgctaaaaagaaagaagtcgctaaaagaaagaaaatcaaagacaagaaggaagcaaacgctaagaagaaagaaaactgctaaagagaaagaaatcgcagatgagatgaatgcagagcactgaaaagaaaggaaaaaaatcgctaaaccggaagaaaatcgtatgcaagaaaaaaaatcgcagaaacagaaaattgctgaaagaaggaaaatcgctgTTTGATGCCAGTTGAAGCTGAATAAATGGCCCGAATTATTCGGAGAACAAGTGAgagtaagaaaaaagaagagagagaaagagagagaataattccctacacgacacgaaatggagaagattgccgaaaaggaaaggaaatcgcttgaatgaaatttaaatgtagacaagaagggagaaaattgccgaagagatagaaaagatcgctggaaatcaaaaaaatcgcacgaaagaaagaacaaaagtaaaaggctgaaaatgatggagaaatctttaacagaaggaaaatcgcaggcaagaaggaataaaatcgctgaaaagaaaagaaattcgctaagagagggaaaattgctatttatatgtcggttaatgcagaaaaattgccTGTTTAACTGAATGAGAATAAGAAAGCattgattttcccaccacaagaaggagtaaaaattcgaaaaaggggaaaggaaaatcgcgaAAGAAAGTATATCGCTATTAGAAAGACGGTTGACGCATaataaattgcttgaataaataggaaagaaagaggcaaggagtaaaaatataattctttacaagacaagaaaaggaaatcacGTTGGAAGAGGGATAATCGCTATTTTATGTGTCAGTTGGAACTGAGTGGGTGACCTGGGTTAATGggggggaaagagagagagatagagagagaagaattccctaaagtggtgaaggaagatatttgctttttggatgTCGGTGGATAACGAAAGGgtggtttgtattaaaaaaaatagaaaggaagtgagagcaaaagagagagagagagagagtagagtagagaaagagaggaagaagaggaggtgGCCTCTTCTTTGCCCGAACTGTTCCGTAGCAACGAGCTCAGAGGTGATGAGTCTCGGCGACAGGCTATGTCGTCGGATGAAGATGCCGCCGTCACCTCTGCTACAACATCCGGCCGCTAGCTGCGCAACAACATTCTCCATCAGAGTGGTGAGCcagtcaccgtacagcgccAACATCAGCGACGTCCACTGGATGGCAAAGAGCGGAACAAAGGGTCCGAGCGTTAATGCCCGTTATAAGGGCCAAACCCCACCCTCCACTATGCCTCGCGGCGCTTTGTGGAGGGGATGCGGGCTGCGCACGTCGTGGGGTTTAGTCGGTAAAAATCCGGCATGCGGCTTCGATGGAGAAGCCGTATCTAAGAAGATTCCCCAcgacgtaaaagaaaaaaaagccagttatccctgtggtaacttttctgacacctcttgctaaaaactcgttataaccaaaaggatcgtaaggccaagctttcgctgtcccggagtgtactgaacgccgagatcaagtcagcttttgtccttatgctcagcgtgtggtttctgtccacactgagctgacctttggacacctccgttatcgttttggagatgtaccgccccagtcaaactccgcacctggcactgtccatgacgtggaccgataggtttgcccagatgtcttcgagccgggcggtggccggacccgggcgcgagagtgcgggcggcgcaaacgagcgtgcgcagcgccggccacgcgcccaccgacgtacgcgtgcttgacccttgcgggccacggttcacggtcggcggggcgcgatggcacggcgcgcgtcgctgctacgacaccacggcacggctcccgggaggcgcctcccagcgacatggctggacgctgagcgagaaacacggcgcattgggcagctgcaggctggccgcccgtcacgctcccggcgggggagtgagtgactgcaacggcccggacctgaggcccgcgcttgttccaccgatcatgtaagtaaggcaacagtaagagtggtggtatctcagaggcgggtccgcacgagacgggccctcccacgtatgctgcacctcctatatcgccttacaatgccagactagagtcaagctcaacagggtcttctttccccgctagtgcttccaagcccgttcccttgactgtggtttcgctagatagtagatagggacagagggaatctcgttaatccattcatgcgcgtcactaattagatgacgaggcatttggttaccctttttttttttttttttttttttttgtttacggggagggaaccttcaaaaggtacaccgtcacgggggcatgtcacggcatgacagtgctccccgatctgggttatgtgggattcaccgtgacaccaggcccgagaagcggacttggcaaccggtgggacctcactaaaccactcctcgacctgatccgacccctgccgatgcgctgaagtgcgaagtactccatgtagggacgtgtgtgctgtgcacccttgctgttgttgttgtcctagttgtctgtgctgctgctgctgcttcgcgtcttccttctgctagtgctgctccaatccgctcgtccgttgccgtaactaccgggcgggtttttgctcaagcaaaggccctggttactcgtcgctgccgctgctgcatccaaatttggtgtcctatgttgtggaaaagaggaagttattagtgcccagcttgctctctcgtccgctgtcgatgttgtcgccgtcgtcttgccgttggcggactctcctcattccacctcagttgaagtgttttgaagatcgtccgagcggcagttcgaaccgcctcccatgtactgctgcttgcacacatttccgccgctagattgttcatcgtgaggcgggtgtggcactgctgttgcatctcctgctgtgcccgagcgaaccgtggacagtgaaacatgacatgctcgacatcctccacggtgttttcacacaccgggcagtttggcgagccgtccaggatgcctttgtcgacgaagtagctccggagaaatccatgacctgtaaatagttgggaaacgtaaaagtcaacttctccgtgcttgcgattcacccaggacataatgtctgggatcattctcctcgtcttcaaacccggcgctctctgttgttctgctccagctgtccactgttgctgccagcgtctcagcgtctcctcacgctgccgttctcgtattcccggtgctggaccgccccgcgctgccttctcgtcgtggcagcgtatgtcctcctctaggagaagaactaacgggatggtactagcaaccacacaggcggcgtcgtatgaggtcgtctgaaaggcgctggcaactcgaagcacccctgtccgatgcgttctctggatcgtggtgcgatggatctccttttgaagaagtgaccgtccccacgccggtgccgtatagcgtacgatgctgttccccacgttgaccagcggtctccttctgctgctcttcggtccacatttgttcggcatcaaggcggtcagggcattcgttattcgagatgccttggtgcacaccttctccagatgccggccgtggtgctgtttgcggcagagttcgacccctaggtacttgagcgattcctccgagttaatcgtgtgcccacccgcagtcagttggcctatctgcgggttgtgatgggtgcagaagatcatgtagccagtcttttggtgggccagctgtagaccaactccgctcatccagcgctcgatcgtctcaaggttcctcgtagcatggtcgctgacttcctgcgtatctctaccgatgagggtgaaggccacgtcgtcagcaaatccgatgatgtccgcccgcttcccggacaactccacacggagaagatcgtcgtacatgacgttccagagtgttggtcctaaaaccgaaccctgcggaacaccagccgacactggttgcgaaaccagcccttcatccgtctcgtagtggagtgtgcgattgacgaagtagttccgcagcatcgcctgaaggtacggtggcgtgtttcttctctgcagagcttctccaatcgctgtccagttggccatgttgaaggcgttcttcacgtcgattgtcaccatcgcacacaGTCGGTCGCCTTTGCGCTTCTTGTCCAGCGCAACTCTTCCGTTGGCGAGCACCCTGTTGATGGCGTCCATAGTGGAGCGTCCTTTCCGGAATCCATACTGAGCATCAGCCAGTCCTCCCGTGGCATCGAGATGATCCGTGAGCCTGCGCTGTATGAGTCGCTCAAGCACTTTACCAAGGACGCTCAGCAGACAGATTGgccggtacgacgacgactccccgggtggtttccctgccttggagaacagcaccaatcgttgccttttccattcctccgggaagtggccgcagttaatgtagtgctggaacgttctcctgaagacgccgggaaaagccttca from Anopheles stephensi strain Indian chromosome 2, UCI_ANSTEP_V1.0, whole genome shotgun sequence includes the following:
- the LOC118508419 gene encoding myb-like protein K → MEAMPPIPPPAVPLPPGISMNELALTLHMAEIISEANTELLRKMDSLTKLAKAIATGQQPHDIGTTTDLASEQEQTPDIPPTTTDIPQTTDDATTSAKTGLETKRSKKNKKKNTKTSPQKNGTDTERKKDNKNANGQTQIKDKSHEPEAEWTKVMSKQAKRRARKQQRKQEAAVIAAAQLQKPQPEQQQPPREQQSPKRSSRQPDALEVETTRLICTNIPPSCSNEEIATDLSAALGVTLYAE